AATAATcattgtttgtgtcttaaaatgATAAAAGATTAAGGAAAGTGGATGAATATTGATGAAaccccagacagacagacaggcagacagacaggacctCTTACCTTTTCACTCATCTTTACGGCTTCACTTGGCCCTCAAGTTACTGAACATCTTGGAGTACAGTTCCTTCTCTTTGTCCAAGCTGTTCTTATAGCATCTGAAATATGGACACAGGTTATACACATAGAATATCTTCGGGGAGCactgacatttttaaacaaaaaacgtGCAATACAATAAGCATAAGTCTgctaaaacaaaaatacaagcTTTATAAATTCTATCAGCGAGAAATACATCTATAAACTGATCAAAAGTTCATCTTACGTTGCCACTTTCCTCAGCAGGTTGTTGATGTCGCTGTCGAAGGGCTTCTTTGCCTGAGCGGTTATGAGGCAACTCTGGGCGCTCTCGTAGTCACGCAGCTCCAGATACGCCTGACAGAGATGACATCAGTCTGTATAATGGGCTAATTGTTATCTCGAGTGCGAGCAATCAGCAGCAGAGTAGAGCTGCTGATTTTACGTGCAGAAAATGCCGTTTTCATCCCTTTGCTGCTTTTACATCATATTTAAACTGAACATTCGTGGCTTTTGGAcgcacaaaacaagacatttaaagtcATCACCTTCAACTTTGACAAACTGGGGtggacattttatagaccaaacaattCATCTAGAAAACAATTGTTAGGTGACCCTGGAGCTGAAGGATAAACTACTCATGGAAGCATAGCAGTatgtgtaatgtaatatatatatatatatatatagaaaaattTAAATTCTAAACCAAAATctacataaataataaaggtTTTGTGAGAAAAGTTATATTATCTTTTGTAGTTCTTCATTCAACATATCAAACTTGATACAATTCTCCAAGGGTTGAGAACTTCTATTGCATTTGGTTCTTCCTGTGCCATCTCTATTTTAAACCCCCCTTTGCGACCTAAAACCTTTAATATCAGACACACTTAAAAAGACTTCCAAGAGCCTGTGAGGATTTTTATTTGACGGTTTTGAGAAGCAAACGACAGAAAAGCCCTCGTCTCACCTGACCGCAGCGGAAAAGAGCCTTTGTGTTGGCAGAGTCCATCTCCAAGGCTTTGTTGCCATATTTTAGGGCTTTGTGCGGGCGGTCCAGACGGAGCTCGGTGAAAGAAAGGTTCAGATAGAGAGGAAGCAGTGCCGTCTTGATCCTCTCCGTTTCCGCATCGCTCGGTGTTTCCCTGTTCACCAGCAGCTTCGATGCCTTGGCCAAGCACAGAATCCATCGCTAAATACATATTCACCtttacaagtacacacacaaagaaactcTTCCAAGGTTTACCTGTTTGTAGCGATCTTTGGCGTTGTCGTAGCGGCTTTGGTTGAAGAAACGGTTGCCGAAGCTGCGTAGTGTGCCGACGACTTCAAGGAGCGTGGACAGAGGAGCATCGTTCTGCTCCTCCTGAAGACAGAAAACGCAAAAAGTAACGCAAAGCagccacctccttctgtcttaTTGTCTCtattaaaaaatttaaaaaatggtatcgtaggaaagaaagaaagataaagcAACAGGTTGTGGGCTAGATCACATGTTTCAAGATGCATGATcgtaacaataacaataacataagCAGGAGTCTTCAGTTGAATGCACAACTGtatggaaatataaataaatctccTCTTAATAGCACTCCCAGACTGTGACAACAACGGGACACTTGAAGCTTCAACAACGGGACACCTGAAGCTTCCCTACCGGACTCATTGCGATGAAGTCGTCCACTTGTCCCGAGTCGAGGAAGTCGAGGATCTGGATCTCGTACAGGATCACCGCGGCGGCGGGAATGAGCGGAGGACAACCCATGTCCCCGTAGGCGTACTGGGGCTGGAAGAGGAAGCGAGAGAACTCTCCTTTCCGCATGGTCAGCAGACCCAGCTCCAGTCCGGCCAGCGTCACATCTGTTTGAATGATTGGGGGGGGTCGGAGGGGTTCCATCAAGGAGGAAACTTCTATTGAACCTGCACAAAGTATTACTGACCTCTCCCTAACTTCATCATCTGGGGGTACTTGAAGTGCGTGGTGGTTTCAAAAGGACGGTCAGAATATTCCAGGAAACCCGAGTAATGGACTGTGGGAGAAAGGGTGGGATTCAGGAGAGGTCGCGGCGGGACAAAAATAATTCAGGTAAACTGCGTCAGGAGATTTTTAGAACAAAATTGCACTTGTAAATACTCAATACTGAAGCGTTTTCAGGTACGGGTGGGCCCTCCCCAGATTGGACCACCTCTTTCAGGATCCCTCCATCTCCCAGGACATCGTTCATCTGCTGGCGAAGTTGATCGAACGGACACTACAAAGGCCACGAAACAGAGtttccttgtttgttttcaatctactgaaaacaaacataacgctgaaaaaaaaaactgctcaacattatattattttgtcagctattattattattttttttttttttacttccttttGTCACAAGACACACTTGTACATATATTATTAGACTTACAGCAGAATCTTACTTTccaatatataatgtatacttCATAAGACCTTCATGTAACTATCACAACACCTGTTTAACAGTGCATCGATGAGCTCCACTAATGGTATCAATCATTTGTGAGAAGATACAGTTAAAGTATCCGACTTTAAACTTAATTAAAGTTACATGCTGGTATGATGATCACACTCCAGCTTCACCTAAAAATCAATCTTGAACTGAGCCACATTTCCCCCATAAAATACAGACTAATAATCATATTTCTTAGCTTTAGAAAAGAGACTGATGCCGACTCAACGGACCGCAGTAACGTCCCACGTCTCGAGCTCAGCTAACTTACCGGCCTGCTGCTCGCTAGCGGCTCCTCGGGGCTAACCAACCGCCGGATACTGGATATAAACCCGTTTTTTGACATTGAGTCGGTGGGTTTAAGTTACGGTTACCGTTCGGGtaggtttattatttttattcttatcTTGTTTTAATGAAGTTCAAACCCAGGTGTCTTAATTGAGCGCTCGGGTAGTCTGACGTAACCTTACTGGCTGCGGCTCGCGGGGGAGGCGGAGCTTAGCTGTGGGCCGCACGAGGTCCGAAAGCACGGGTCCTCATCGTCCCCCTTCAGGACTCGCTGACGTCACAAATATGTTTActtaaaattttttaaaaaaaatcttctaaCAGGATGAGAGGTATTTCAAACAATCTACTTAATTTTGTTGTTCAAAACAACTTATCTTAACTTTATGAAAATTtggatgaataaaataaataaagttaaatgaataaatatcctCAGGTTTCACGTGTTTTTACGTTCcatctttaatctttaatgtTTTTGAGTAAACCCACgtgccgtcctctttgtttacatttttttttaacgtctcCCATGTGTCCATTTGTAACTGCTTGTTTAACGTCACATGGCTATGAATTTTGGGTAAAGGGGAGGGGGACAGCCCCCGGATTTTGCCCAAGGTatttacccacaattcattgcaatgtGAATAGTCCGTGAGGGTGGAGATTGGGAttgggacccccccccccccccaagtttgtcatgtttttgttctaTTCGTTTATTTCAGAGCCAGGAGTTATGGGTCTGTCTTTGTTAACCAAACACGTGTCACTTAGGCCTCTTCTAGtttcacagacacaaacacgcaaaacactaaaatacaaaaaacacatttagctCGCAGTATTTAATATACATCCAGTTTTAACTAATACATACAACCAGAATTAAAATACTAATAGATAATAATCGTAATATCAGACAACACTATTACACTCTACAAACTTGGTATGtgacacatacagtataaataaaacactaacATTACAAAAGTAATCTCAATTTGGTCCTATTTTTTTTAGCAGATGTGTCGAGTGTCATCTCCTCTATTTGTATTCAGTTAGTaaagaaacaatacaaaacatttgtttaactgTACAGAATATAGAAAATAGACAAAGTTGGGACATTTGTACAAGGAGGGATGTGACTATTAACGTTGTTGTGGTTGCGTTATATAAAACAGTATATTCTTAATAGACATGTAGTCGCTCACATCGACGTTAACATGAACCGAGCGGTACAATCTTTAAAAAGTGAACCCGTTGGATGCATTCAGACCTGAGCTGAACCAGTAAACCAATTAAAAGCTTTGGTCATTGCGCTCATTAGAAGTTCTGTAGTTCAGCTGGATAGACAAAGTTGCTTCTGTAGAGTTTATGGGCCATGAGCTGTCCTCCaaatatcatcatcaccaggcctgaacctgcagagagagggatTTAATGATTAAGACACAGAGATCAAATCAAGGAAGGTTTAGCTGTCCTTAAAATGCCTGAACCTAAAAAGGGATGTGAGAAGTAGGGCTGGGCGATTTGTcaataacagtgtgtgtgtcacgaTATTGGTCAATATGAAGTAACAACATGGAtttgtttactcttgtgtgaatACTTGAcgaataaaaggttctgattattttcttatttaattcAGAACTTTAgtgcaaaaataatcaaattcgTACTTAGTATGTGCTTGTTATTATCAATTCAGTAATGGTGCATCGCATACTCGATTTCCTCAAGATAAGAttccatattaaaaaaaaggcaataaatgatcatattatgataataatatcgTCGGCCCTATATTGGGAAGTGAGATTTTGTGAGTCTAGGAAAAGGCAAAAGTAATATCTTGGCCAGATAAGAAGGAGAAATAGAGGGCAGAGACAGCGAAGGATACACTTGGAGGGGTagtgagaagaagaaagtagAACACTTACCTAGAGCTATCCACCAGTGCTCAGCTGAAGGGAAGTCTGACATCACTGCAGGAACATGAACACGGAGTATTtgatgtaaacaacaacatctacctgtacataaaacacactgcacacgttcactttactttttttctacGTCTTTAAGTGAAAAGCGTAGAGAAAAGAGTGCAAGTTTAGGATGTTTGGGCTTTCCTTCATAATCTTTTGACTGTGtctagtgtttgttttctttaaatgttggtACACAAAAGGAtagtgcctgtgtgtgtgtgtgtgcctatacATATCCGAAACCAATATACCTCATTTACATAATCAGGCCTCCAATCCCATCAGCTGTTCCGTTCCATTGatccactctgtgtgtgtgtgtgtgtgtgtgtgtgtgtgtgtgtgtgtgtgtgtgtgtttacctgccaCAGTCATCGCGATGTGCAGCAGTGTGACAGTTATGGCGTAATCCCAAACCCACTCCTCGACTATCCAGGCGAATACCAGCCCTCCCAAAACGTAGGTCACTTCTGTGGAAATTACACCAACTGGCGGGAGGAGAGAAACCCACCAACGGCCAGTTTGATGATCCTTCTTTATGGAAAAGTACCATTACTGCCATAAAATActgctttaaaaatataatttaaataaaagtgcatactcattaaacaaataaattgaatGAACAAATGTAAAAGTAGTCCGGATGCAACAGAACCATTAGTAATATAAAGTATATGGATGTCATAATCCTGATTATACTAGTGGATTATTTTTTACTGATAAATTAAAGTGTTAGCAGCTTCTCCATGTTGTTGCTGGTGGAGGTGAAGCTTGAATCTATAACAGTGCTTCATATTTTATAAGCTGATCACATGGTTCGGTTACCCTTGAATCAAAATACCTGCGCTACTCACCGAGGTATTTGGGGTTCTGCCATGACGGTTGTGTCGTGTAGTCAAATGGAGCCAACAAGCTGTTGATCTCATGAACCCTGGAGACACAGCAGAAGATGACAAACGGTAAATGTGCACTTTGcgttttttactcattttttgCACGATCATTTTTTGATCTTGGAGCAAACTGTGGAGGTTCGTGCAGCACTCGTGTTGTACCTGAGCAGTCCGATGCAGAGACTGACCACCGTGTAGTAGAGAGAGTAGAAGCACACCATGCACATCAACAGGTTCTGCAGGACAACCTGAGgacacaaatatgtattaataaagATCCGGGTTTTTAAGTTAACATGAAACATGCTATGTTTTCTATAAGCAgcagattttcattttttaaggGTGGAACCGACAGCGTCTCATGTTTAACTTCCGTTGCTGATATTTAATCATGTTTAATCTACtgtaaactgtatgtacctGACACTGTATATTTACATAGTTAGTACATTGTTCCTTAATTTGACTTCTGGCTTGTTTACAAATTACAACCCTGAGGTTAAACTAAAAATTTAAATGACATAAATGAGAACCATTTCTCAAATGAGTGGATGAAATTCAATGCTTTTTCGGCTTTTGAAAACGTCTTCCGTTGCCCATCCGGGGTTTTTTTGCTTCAAATAAACAAGGTAAAGAACAGATAGAATAAGACAATAAATACCAAGAGAAACATAAACCCTTGTATCAGGGATTTCAATCGGACTAAACAGCTCTACATTTGGAGATACAAAAAAatcctccatcttctcttctTCCCCAATGGCCAAACTAAAGCTGGTgaggagaaattaaaaaaagacctcTTCCTCACAGCTGACGCTTCGGGCTTGTCAAACACAGATGTAACTGATTACATTAATAATGGGCTGCGCTCCAGTCAGGTGTGCGGGTGCCAGGGCCCTCTGCATGTTGGCTTACTGGCACGCGttaatgaaatgtaatcatCATTAATCTCATTAGTTTACACCTGTTCTATTCC
The nucleotide sequence above comes from Cyclopterus lumpus isolate fCycLum1 chromosome 24, fCycLum1.pri, whole genome shotgun sequence. Encoded proteins:
- the fkbp6 gene encoding inactive peptidyl-prolyl cis-trans isomerase FKBP6 produces the protein MSKNGFISSIRRLVSPEEPLASSRPCPFDQLRQQMNDVLGDGGILKEVVQSGEGPPVPENASVLIHYSGFLEYSDRPFETTTHFKYPQMMKLGRDVTLAGLELGLLTMRKGEFSRFLFQPQYAYGDMGCPPLIPAAAVILYEIQILDFLDSGQVDDFIAMSPEEQNDAPLSTLLEVVGTLRSFGNRFFNQSRYDNAKDRYKQASKLLVNRETPSDAETERIKTALLPLYLNLSFTELRLDRPHKALKYGNKALEMDSANTKALFRCGQAYLELRDYESAQSCLITAQAKKPFDSDINNLLRKVATCYKNSLDKEKELYSKMFSNLRAK
- the tmem244 gene encoding transmembrane protein 244, which produces MLLDYCCRCFGFTLIKRHGPFSPKTTPSDTLVVLQNLLMCMVCFYSLYYTVVSLCIGLLRVHEINSLLAPFDYTTQPSWQNPKYLVGVISTEVTYVLGGLVFAWIVEEWVWDYAITVTLLHIAMTVAVMSDFPSAEHWWIALGSGLVMMIFGGQLMAHKLYRSNFVYPAELQNF